A section of the Penaeus chinensis breed Huanghai No. 1 chromosome 17, ASM1920278v2, whole genome shotgun sequence genome encodes:
- the LOC125033990 gene encoding uncharacterized protein LOC125033990 has product MDAGLRRWVESNSAPVRSEGHFTVREVRTTTVLDDPTSKVRVLAVGPDNGGEVKKVLLLGETGNGKTHFCNALVNRLFGVRLGDDVRLQLRDQMDDPGKSSTQSQTEYTTAYVIYRQNGMPCGHNYMVIDTAGVGDTGGCLREESNERHFRRCLVEHAWITELSSVGLVWKASDHRYDQRKRDVLGKLKGLLGYDAKPITDILVTFSTNGSRDAFDIMREAGVGYRGEFLFDNAPLYKGWPQDKMRRKKLEIEWEMMEESLNAFLEALSQRKAVELNVTVKLIRSQFELEDTKAELQALCQQEDEFRQTIERHEGKLCRLEGKESEVDWDEVRALDSSREELVLENGKHCHYCPECDKVCVPLCSSNPANERTEKVVGEATNAGSSRVICSFFKDGSHNCPECDHRQIDHEFRGKILVKEATFEQKVELVRKAQYERVMDQKDGIRTDIEAYEAHLKEIENQNRGLITTWCRLEERIRHLKLGN; this is encoded by the coding sequence ATGGATGCCGGCCTGCGGCGGTGGGTCGAGAGCAACAGCGCGCCCGTGAGGAGCGAGGGCCACTTCACGGTCCGCGAAGTGAGGACGACGACCGTGCTAGACGACCCGACGAGCAAGGTGCGGGTCCTGGCCGTGGGCCCCGACAACGGCGGCGAAGTAAAGAAGGTGCTCCTGCTGGGAGAGACCGGGAACGGCAAGACGCACTTCTGCAACGCCCTCGTCAACAGGCTGTTCGGCGTCAGGCTGGGGGACGACGTGCGCCTCCAGCTGCGGGACCAGATGGACGACCCCGGCAAGAGCTCGACGCAGAGCCAGACGGAGTACACGACGGCGTACGTGATCTACCGCCAGAACGGGATGCCCTGCGGCCACAACTACATGGTGATCGACACGGCGGGCGTGGGGGACACGGGCGGCTGCCTTCGGGAGGAGAGCAACGAGCGACATTTCCGGCGGTGCTTGGTCGAGCACGCCTGGATCACGGAGCTGAGCAGCGTCGGGCTGGTGTGGAAGGCCAGTGACCACAGGTACGACCAGAGGAAGAGGGACGTTCTGGGCAAACTAAAGGGCCTCTTAGGCTATGACGCGAAGCCAATAACTGATATTCTGGTCACGTTCTCCACCAATGGGTCTCGCGATGCCTTCGACATCATGAGAGAGGCAGGCGTTGGCTACCGCGGAGAATTCCTGTTCGACAATGCGCCTCTGTACAAAGGTTGGCCCCAGGACAAGATGCGGAGGAAGAAGCTGGAGATCGAgtgggagatgatggaggagagccTCAACGCTTTCCTCGAAGCTCTGAGTCAGAGGAAGGCTGTCGAGCTGAATGTAACAGTGAAGCTGATCCGCTCGCAGTTCGAACTTGAAGACACCAAGGCGGAGCTGCAGGCCCTTTGCCAGCAGGAGGACGAATTTCGGCAGACGATTGAGAGGCACGAGGGGAAGCTGTGCAGACTTGAGGGCAAAGAGTCAGAGGTGGACTGGGACGAAGTGCGGGCGCTGGACAGCAGCAGGGAGGAGCTGGTCTTGGAGAACGGAAAACACTGCCACTACTGCCCCGAATGCGACAAGGTATGCGTGCCTCTGTGCTCTTCGAACCCTGCTAATGAACGAACCGAGAAGGTTGTCGGGGAGGCAACAAACGCGGGATCATCAAGAGTAATATGCTCGTTTTTTAAAGATGGTTCTCATAACTGCCCAGAATGTGACCATCGCCAAATCGATCACGAATTCAGAGGTAAAATCCTCGTCAAAGAGGCCACCTTCGAACAGAAAGTGGAATTGGTCAGGAAAGCTCAGTATGAGAGAGTCATGGATCAGAAAGACGGCATTCGAACTGATATTGAAGCATATGAAGCACACCTGAAAGAAATCGAGAATCAAAACAGGGGGCTGATAACCACGTGGTGCAGACTCGAAGAACGGATCAGGCATTTGAAACTTGGAAACTGA